In Natronolimnobius baerhuensis, a single window of DNA contains:
- a CDS encoding PAS domain S-box protein: MCANFSPTPSVLGPDVADIHILHIEDDQSFADLVATFLEREREAFTVHTETDPQEALTTLHSGALEFDCVVCDYDMPVLNGLEVLHHVREENPKLPFILFTGKGSEEIASEAITAGVTEYLQKGGGSEQYTVLANRIQNAVEHYWADRHLNRGLEAIETAHDGIAILSEDGQIEYLNSTYADLLGYEREDLVGEHWEILYYDDNTDEIYNEVLPAAREGRWQGQTRLRRRDGDGITVEHTLSYTDDGSLICTLSDPTPDEAVETELTVKTRAMDKAPIGISLTDPTAEDNPLIYVNNEFTTLTGYDEDEVLGRNCRFLQGERTADKPRRRLRDAIDAEKPVTVDLRNYRKDGTEFWNRVRIAPLFDDDGEIEYFVGFQNDVTREKTHESKLRAQTARLEALLEHSPDMIAIHDAAGIIRDVNQRLCNELGYTAEELIGKAVWELDPTASPERGQPFWNSLPTNSPRRFEGELERADGTTMPVEIHLIRLDLEGNDRFVAIDRDITEQKAQRQELLERNERLDRFTSIVSHDLQNPLQLAQGRLELLKDECESEHVEDIDYALTRMDALIEDVLALAQVGDRAMEIESVSLESVIEDCWTTNATETATLTTETGKTIQADRKQLQQVFENLFRNAVEHVGEDVTITVGDTQTGFYVEDDGPGIPETTRDNIFDAGYTTAADGTGYGLHIVAEVINSHDWELTITDGSTGGARFEISTETESENRC, translated from the coding sequence ATGTGTGCGAACTTCTCACCCACCCCCTCAGTTCTCGGCCCTGACGTCGCAGATATCCACATCCTGCACATCGAAGACGATCAAAGCTTTGCGGATCTCGTCGCAACGTTCCTCGAGCGCGAACGTGAGGCATTTACCGTCCACACTGAAACGGACCCACAGGAGGCGCTCACAACACTTCATTCGGGAGCCCTCGAGTTTGATTGCGTTGTCTGTGACTACGATATGCCGGTACTGAACGGACTCGAGGTACTCCATCATGTTCGTGAGGAGAATCCGAAACTGCCGTTTATTCTCTTTACGGGAAAAGGCTCGGAAGAGATTGCAAGTGAAGCGATCACTGCCGGCGTCACGGAGTATCTCCAGAAAGGCGGTGGGTCTGAACAGTACACCGTTCTTGCCAATCGGATCCAGAACGCGGTCGAACACTACTGGGCTGATCGCCACCTCAATCGTGGACTTGAGGCAATTGAGACAGCTCATGACGGCATCGCAATTTTGAGCGAAGACGGCCAAATTGAGTATCTGAACTCGACGTATGCAGACCTGCTTGGATATGAACGCGAGGACCTCGTCGGTGAACACTGGGAGATACTCTATTACGATGATAACACCGACGAGATTTACAACGAGGTACTCCCTGCAGCACGAGAAGGGCGTTGGCAGGGCCAGACGAGACTACGGCGACGCGATGGAGACGGAATCACTGTTGAGCACACCCTGTCGTACACAGATGATGGGTCGCTCATTTGCACGCTCTCGGATCCAACGCCGGACGAAGCCGTCGAAACAGAACTGACAGTGAAGACACGTGCAATGGACAAAGCCCCGATTGGTATCTCACTTACCGACCCCACGGCCGAAGACAATCCACTCATTTACGTCAACAACGAGTTCACCACTCTCACCGGCTACGACGAAGACGAGGTCCTCGGTCGAAACTGCCGATTTCTGCAGGGAGAGCGAACAGCCGACAAGCCGCGACGTCGACTCCGAGATGCAATCGACGCCGAGAAACCGGTTACTGTTGACCTTCGGAACTACCGAAAAGACGGCACCGAATTCTGGAATCGTGTCCGAATCGCTCCGTTGTTCGATGACGATGGCGAGATCGAATACTTCGTCGGCTTCCAGAACGACGTGACGAGGGAGAAAACCCACGAATCAAAATTACGCGCACAAACAGCACGCCTCGAGGCTCTCCTCGAGCACTCGCCAGACATGATTGCGATCCACGACGCTGCGGGTATCATCCGTGACGTCAACCAGCGACTGTGCAACGAACTCGGCTACACAGCGGAGGAACTGATTGGCAAAGCAGTCTGGGAGTTGGACCCAACTGCCAGTCCAGAGCGAGGGCAACCGTTCTGGAACTCCCTCCCGACGAATTCGCCACGACGCTTCGAAGGCGAACTCGAGCGTGCAGACGGAACGACGATGCCCGTCGAAATCCATCTTATCCGACTCGATCTGGAGGGAAACGACCGATTCGTCGCAATAGATCGCGATATCACCGAACAGAAAGCCCAACGGCAGGAACTCCTCGAGCGAAATGAACGGCTGGACCGCTTTACGAGCATCGTCAGCCACGACCTTCAAAATCCACTCCAACTCGCACAGGGTCGTCTCGAACTCCTCAAAGACGAGTGTGAGAGTGAGCATGTAGAGGATATCGACTACGCACTCACGCGAATGGACGCCCTCATCGAAGACGTACTTGCACTCGCTCAGGTCGGTGATCGAGCAATGGAAATCGAATCCGTGAGCCTCGAGTCGGTCATCGAAGACTGTTGGACGACAAACGCAACGGAGACAGCCACGCTCACTACCGAGACAGGGAAGACGATTCAGGCCGACCGGAAACAACTCCAGCAGGTCTTCGAAAATCTGTTCCGAAACGCGGTTGAACACGTTGGTGAGGACGTCACAATCACTGTCGGCGACACGCAGACGGGGTTCTACGTCGAAGACGACGGCCCGGGGATTCCCGAGACGACTCGAGACAACATTTTCGATGCGGGCTATACGACGGCAGCCGATGGAACCGGCTACGGACTCCATATCGTGGCCGAGGTCATCAACTCACACGACTGGGAACTAACGATCACCGACGGGTCGACAGGTGGCGCTCGGTTCGAGATTTCGACTGAGACAGAGTCAGAAAACCGATGCTAA
- the deoC gene encoding deoxyribose-phosphate aldolase: protein MPREPSDVAGTIQHTNVNPSATEDDIRTLCEECLEYGFDGAMVQACWVPFVREQLAGSDVTVCSAVGFPMGGDRPLSKAMAIRDVVAAGAEEVDVMPNIGFVKSGRFDEVGREMELIVEASGDATCKAMLELGALTDDEAEQIADLAIDAGFDYIKNSSGWGDGGKATVERIEFLSERVDDDTRVKASGGIKSLEDATELLDAGAALLGASSGVEIVSGGVGDGEY from the coding sequence ATGCCAAGAGAGCCAAGCGACGTGGCCGGAACGATTCAACACACCAACGTCAACCCGTCCGCCACTGAGGACGATATCCGAACGCTCTGTGAGGAGTGTCTCGAGTACGGGTTCGACGGCGCAATGGTGCAGGCGTGTTGGGTGCCGTTCGTGCGCGAGCAACTCGCCGGGAGTGACGTCACCGTCTGTTCGGCAGTCGGGTTTCCGATGGGCGGCGACAGGCCGCTGTCGAAGGCGATGGCAATTCGCGACGTCGTCGCTGCCGGGGCCGAGGAAGTCGATGTCATGCCGAACATCGGCTTCGTCAAGTCCGGGCGCTTCGATGAGGTCGGCCGCGAAATGGAACTCATCGTCGAGGCCAGCGGCGATGCAACGTGCAAAGCCATGCTCGAGCTCGGCGCGCTGACCGACGATGAAGCCGAACAGATCGCTGACCTCGCAATCGACGCTGGCTTCGACTACATCAAGAACTCGAGTGGCTGGGGAGATGGCGGGAAGGCAACCGTCGAACGAATCGAGTTTCTCAGCGAGCGCGTCGACGACGACACCCGCGTCAAAGCGAGCGGCGGCATCAAATCGCTCGAGGATGCAACCGAACTGCTCGATGCTGGGGCGGCGCTTCTGGGGGCCTCGAGCGGCGTCGAAATCGTAAGCGGAGGGGTTGGTGATGGGGAGTACTGA
- a CDS encoding substrate-binding domain-containing protein, protein MPPDDKSRVNIRLGKGVSRRDIMRQVGAASAVGAAAGLAGCTDLVFQEDSDDDDSPAGSGGGNGNGDVPDYQLVELIPPPTELDYESEWEEMDVSMVTHDAATSFFDPAIAGLHDAAQQLGWSANFTGPTGGEDVEEQVQILESTVDAGPDVIITTVIDENAYDAVIQEALDNDIVVMLYNTNAWTVDDMQDRFDRTLPYTGQDNYAAGYVVGLEAADRLESDDGQVTIATCCPGHSALGDRADGIEAALENETDVSTEVLDITDDSNEGITRLEDHITAEEDVIAILGTDAYTWFIAEALEAQGVEDEIMGGGFDLEEPTMEAIENGIMEFTIGQDPYSQGYVPTMLAWLYMERGIPPKDYRTGAEVIDQENIDFALERDDWSTLMSWQDDNY, encoded by the coding sequence ATGCCACCGGATGACAAGAGCCGGGTCAATATACGGCTCGGGAAGGGAGTGTCTCGGCGAGATATCATGCGTCAGGTCGGTGCAGCGAGCGCAGTCGGGGCAGCTGCTGGGCTCGCGGGCTGTACAGACCTCGTCTTTCAGGAGGACAGCGACGACGATGACTCGCCGGCGGGCAGCGGTGGTGGGAACGGCAACGGCGACGTCCCAGACTACCAGCTCGTCGAACTGATTCCGCCACCGACAGAGCTCGACTACGAGAGCGAGTGGGAGGAGATGGACGTCAGCATGGTCACCCACGATGCTGCCACGTCGTTCTTCGATCCTGCAATCGCCGGTTTGCACGACGCCGCCCAGCAACTCGGCTGGAGTGCAAACTTCACCGGCCCAACTGGCGGCGAAGACGTCGAAGAACAGGTTCAGATCCTCGAGTCGACAGTCGACGCGGGGCCGGACGTGATCATCACGACGGTGATCGACGAGAACGCCTACGACGCGGTGATTCAGGAAGCCCTCGACAACGACATCGTCGTGATGTTGTACAACACCAACGCCTGGACGGTCGACGACATGCAAGATCGGTTCGACCGAACGCTGCCCTACACGGGACAGGACAACTACGCTGCGGGCTACGTCGTTGGCCTCGAGGCGGCTGACCGACTCGAGAGTGACGACGGGCAAGTGACAATCGCAACCTGTTGTCCCGGCCACTCTGCGCTGGGTGATCGAGCCGATGGTATCGAAGCCGCCCTCGAGAACGAGACGGATGTCAGCACCGAGGTGCTCGACATCACGGACGACTCCAACGAGGGTATCACCCGACTTGAGGATCACATCACCGCTGAAGAAGACGTTATAGCGATCCTCGGCACCGACGCCTACACGTGGTTTATCGCAGAGGCGCTTGAGGCCCAGGGTGTCGAAGACGAAATTATGGGCGGCGGATTCGACCTCGAGGAACCGACGATGGAGGCCATCGAAAACGGAATCATGGAGTTTACCATCGGACAGGACCCGTACTCGCAGGGGTACGTCCCGACGATGCTCGCGTGGCTCTACATGGAGCGGGGCATTCCGCCCAAAGACTACCGAACCGGTGCGGAAGTTATCGACCAGGAGAACATCGACTTCGCCTTAGAGCGCGATGACTGGTCGACGCTGATGAGCTGGCAGGACGACAACTACTAG
- the rbsD gene encoding D-ribose pyranase — protein sequence MKRDEHGILNAELNHALASMGHTDTLIVTDAGFPIPQDAWRIDLALTRGVPGLYEVLEAIHGELIPETVTYADAVPENNPEMDERLQDLYGDTGTDLETIPHEDVLAHGSEAKAIVRTGAYVPWGNVIIQCGTDPKPFFDGDREVMPDSYQWRYEEMHGESP from the coding sequence ATGAAACGAGACGAACACGGCATCCTCAACGCGGAGTTGAATCACGCACTCGCAAGTATGGGGCATACGGATACCCTCATCGTCACCGACGCGGGCTTTCCCATCCCGCAAGACGCCTGGCGGATCGACCTCGCGCTCACCAGGGGTGTTCCAGGTCTCTACGAGGTTCTCGAGGCGATCCACGGCGAACTGATCCCCGAAACCGTCACCTACGCAGACGCCGTCCCGGAGAACAATCCCGAGATGGACGAGCGCCTGCAGGACCTCTATGGAGACACGGGGACCGACCTCGAGACGATTCCACACGAAGACGTGCTCGCTCACGGCTCGGAGGCGAAAGCCATCGTCCGGACCGGCGCGTACGTCCCCTGGGGAAACGTCATCATCCAGTGCGGGACGGATCCCAAGCCCTTCTTCGACGGCGACCGAGAGGTGATGCCCGACTCATACCAATGGCGGTACGAGGAGATGCACGGAGAGTCACCGTGA
- a CDS encoding ABC transporter permease — protein sequence MSEETSKSGGGGGGSPATARGPSSILGRITARREAGVLFGFIVLYGIIAVSRPDIFFSWGDISGVTFRLFRTASIYIIIGIGMSFLIISGEFDLSVGSMFAVGGLSFAMLIQDFQLTVFAAMVVVLLIAAGVGVTNGVIVTKIGVPSLIATIGMLSVLRGIALSITDGSWGVPRDNAAISLLGGTTDIFGVSVAHQVFWAILLVIAFGFVLHQTRFGYHIYAVGDDQDAAEKTGINADRVKILNFVIVAMLAAFAGMISISYYGSMFASSGATYELLIIAAVVIGGTNLFGGEGTLSGMVLGALVIAIIPQVLVLNGMSVDIQELLTGVIIIVAVVLDIIFRGR from the coding sequence ATGAGCGAAGAGACCAGCAAGTCGGGCGGCGGTGGTGGCGGGTCACCCGCAACCGCACGCGGCCCGTCGTCGATTCTTGGACGGATCACCGCTCGCCGTGAAGCCGGTGTGTTGTTCGGCTTTATCGTTCTCTATGGCATTATCGCAGTGAGTCGGCCGGATATCTTCTTTAGCTGGGGAGATATTTCGGGTGTCACGTTCCGATTGTTCCGAACGGCATCGATCTACATCATCATCGGCATCGGGATGAGCTTCCTCATCATCAGCGGCGAATTCGACCTCTCGGTGGGGTCGATGTTCGCCGTTGGCGGCCTCTCGTTTGCCATGCTGATCCAGGACTTCCAGCTGACCGTCTTCGCGGCGATGGTCGTCGTCCTGTTGATCGCCGCCGGCGTCGGCGTGACCAACGGCGTGATCGTCACAAAGATCGGCGTGCCATCGCTGATCGCAACCATCGGGATGCTCAGCGTCCTCAGAGGGATTGCACTCTCGATCACCGACGGCTCCTGGGGTGTGCCGCGAGATAACGCCGCGATTAGCCTCCTCGGCGGCACGACCGATATCTTCGGCGTGAGCGTCGCCCATCAGGTGTTCTGGGCGATTTTGCTGGTAATCGCCTTCGGGTTCGTCCTTCATCAGACCCGCTTTGGCTACCACATCTACGCCGTCGGGGACGACCAGGACGCCGCCGAAAAGACGGGGATCAACGCCGACCGAGTGAAGATCCTGAACTTCGTCATCGTCGCCATGCTGGCGGCGTTCGCGGGGATGATCAGCATCTCCTACTACGGGTCGATGTTCGCCTCGAGTGGGGCGACCTACGAACTGCTGATCATCGCTGCGGTGGTCATCGGCGGGACGAACCTCTTCGGTGGCGAAGGGACGCTCTCGGGGATGGTCCTCGGGGCGCTCGTCATCGCCATCATCCCGCAGGTGCTCGTCTTGAACGGGATGAGCGTCGACATCCAGGAACTGCTGACCGGCGTCATCATCATCGTCGCCGTCGTCCTGGATATCATCTTCCGCGGGCGCTAA
- a CDS encoding alpha-N-arabinofuranosidase, whose product MADATVTVHSEAVVGHINPEFHGHFSEHLGRCVYEGLWHSDSADEDGYREDVLELIKDLDIPVLRWPGGCFADDYHWEDGVGPQEDRPRRRNLFWAQGPEEVPEESNAFGTDEFLQFCEAVGTEPYLAANVGSGDPQEAADWVEYCNYDGDTELADRRRENGHDDPYEVKYWGLGNENWGCGGRMSPEQYAREYRRFATYVGTQSGLMFEHDLELIACGFEHHEWNRRFLEEIADSSWGPEFPLDHLTLHHYYGQTMTVSESDEDDYDTFLADALETDGHIEAIAGAIDAIATTRDIGVIVDEWGAWHPEAVSENGLEQPGTVLDALSAAAVLDIFNDHSDVVTMSNIAQTINVLQCLVETDEDEAWARPTYHVFDSYAPHKGNDAIQTSVSTPTRDVEDDRELPLVQGSASTDGDETFISLTNLDCREEQTVAVTVEGTTPDAVEATLLFGDHEPSATVTPDNAAEFEPEATDVDVDGNTISVDLPPATVATLTLS is encoded by the coding sequence ATGGCTGATGCAACGGTAACCGTACACAGTGAAGCAGTTGTTGGGCACATTAATCCAGAGTTCCACGGACACTTTTCGGAACACCTTGGGCGATGTGTTTACGAGGGACTCTGGCACAGCGACAGCGCTGATGAGGATGGCTACCGTGAGGACGTCCTCGAGTTGATCAAGGATCTCGACATTCCTGTGCTTCGGTGGCCCGGCGGCTGTTTCGCGGATGACTATCACTGGGAAGACGGTGTCGGCCCGCAAGAAGACCGGCCACGGCGACGAAACCTCTTCTGGGCACAGGGTCCGGAGGAAGTTCCCGAAGAGTCCAACGCCTTTGGTACCGACGAGTTCCTGCAGTTCTGTGAAGCTGTTGGCACGGAGCCCTATCTGGCTGCTAACGTTGGCTCTGGCGATCCACAGGAGGCTGCTGACTGGGTCGAATACTGTAACTACGATGGCGACACGGAACTTGCAGACCGTCGACGAGAGAACGGTCACGACGACCCCTACGAGGTGAAATACTGGGGGCTTGGAAACGAAAACTGGGGCTGTGGTGGCCGGATGAGTCCTGAACAGTACGCCCGTGAATACCGGCGCTTTGCCACCTACGTCGGTACCCAGTCGGGACTGATGTTCGAGCACGACCTCGAGCTCATTGCCTGTGGCTTCGAACACCACGAATGGAATCGCCGCTTCCTCGAGGAGATTGCAGATAGTTCGTGGGGACCAGAGTTCCCGCTTGACCATCTTACCCTGCATCACTACTACGGCCAGACAATGACCGTCTCCGAGTCAGACGAGGACGACTACGATACGTTCCTCGCTGACGCACTCGAGACTGACGGTCATATCGAAGCGATTGCCGGCGCGATTGACGCTATCGCGACGACCCGTGACATCGGTGTCATCGTCGACGAGTGGGGTGCCTGGCATCCCGAAGCAGTCTCGGAAAACGGCCTCGAGCAGCCAGGGACGGTTCTCGATGCACTCTCTGCAGCGGCTGTCCTTGACATTTTCAATGACCACAGTGACGTGGTGACGATGTCGAACATCGCGCAGACGATCAACGTCCTCCAGTGTCTCGTCGAGACCGACGAAGACGAGGCGTGGGCGCGCCCAACCTACCACGTCTTCGACTCCTACGCGCCGCACAAAGGCAACGATGCGATTCAGACGTCGGTTAGCACGCCGACCCGCGACGTCGAGGATGATCGCGAACTCCCACTCGTGCAGGGATCGGCCTCAACTGATGGCGACGAGACGTTCATTTCACTGACGAACCTCGATTGCCGTGAGGAGCAGACAGTTGCAGTGACTGTCGAAGGCACAACGCCAGACGCGGTTGAAGCGACCCTGCTGTTTGGTGACCACGAACCGAGCGCAACGGTTACCCCGGACAACGCTGCCGAGTTCGAACCGGAAGCAACCGACGTGGATGTCGATGGGAACACGATTAGCGTCGACCTGCCGCCGGCGACGGTCGCGACGCTTACGCTCTCGTAG
- a CDS encoding ribokinase: MGSTESAPETPSIAVVGSYNVGLTMRVPQFPVPGETVIGEGFAEGPGGKGSNQAIAASRLGADTTFVGRVGTDRYGDDAFDLWEREGIDTAQVGRDPNAHTGAGFVLVDADGENEITVAPGANAELSAKHVDDAADAIAASDVLLVQLEIETDPIERALEVAVTNDVEIVLNPAPVRDIDQALLDRAEYVTPNQNEARSLAGIDPDDKHTDREVAKRLADMVDGTVVMTVGSDGALVVDETVQTVEAPSVEPVDTTGAGDAFNGGFAVGRAEGMTQNEAARFACVTGALTVTASEVVPGLPVRSAVDDRHSS, encoded by the coding sequence ATGGGGAGTACTGAGTCGGCCCCGGAGACGCCGTCCATCGCGGTTGTCGGGAGCTACAACGTGGGCCTGACGATGCGTGTCCCGCAGTTTCCCGTCCCCGGCGAGACGGTTATCGGCGAGGGATTTGCCGAGGGGCCGGGCGGGAAAGGGTCGAATCAGGCAATCGCTGCGAGTCGGCTCGGCGCGGATACCACGTTCGTCGGACGTGTCGGAACCGACCGCTACGGCGACGATGCGTTCGATCTCTGGGAGCGAGAAGGAATCGACACCGCGCAGGTCGGCCGTGATCCGAACGCGCACACGGGAGCCGGCTTCGTGCTCGTCGACGCCGACGGGGAAAACGAGATTACGGTCGCACCCGGCGCGAACGCCGAACTGTCTGCCAAACACGTCGATGATGCCGCCGATGCTATCGCCGCCAGTGACGTCTTGCTCGTCCAGTTAGAGATCGAGACCGATCCCATCGAGCGCGCACTCGAGGTCGCCGTGACTAACGATGTCGAAATCGTGCTGAATCCGGCACCCGTCCGTGACATCGACCAGGCACTCCTCGACCGGGCGGAGTACGTCACACCGAACCAGAACGAGGCGCGGTCGCTTGCGGGGATCGATCCGGACGACAAGCATACGGACCGCGAGGTTGCCAAGCGGCTTGCCGACATGGTCGATGGGACGGTCGTGATGACTGTCGGGAGCGACGGCGCACTGGTCGTCGACGAGACGGTCCAGACCGTCGAGGCACCGTCGGTCGAGCCAGTCGACACCACCGGTGCGGGTGATGCGTTCAACGGCGGGTTCGCCGTCGGACGTGCGGAAGGGATGACCCAGAACGAGGCGGCTCGCTTCGCGTGCGTGACGGGCGCGCTGACCGTGACCGCGTCAGAGGTCGTGCCCGGATTACCTGTACGGTCAGCTGTCGATGACCGACACTCCAGTTGA
- a CDS encoding ATP-binding cassette domain-containing protein gives MSSNSPVIRTKGLTKEFGTITAVNNVDFSAEEGEIMAIVGDNGAGKSTLIKMLCGVLEPTAGEIFVRGESVSFDDYNDARQMGIGTVYQDLALTHSQTVASNVFLGNEPTRDGIAGRFGLVDKERMNREAAEALEKVKIPVDPNSQVRNLSGGQQQAVAIARALQFNPDILIMDEPTSALSIEGVRNVLNVVNTLRQEGISIILISHNIEEVLGIADRISVLHQGELMGVLDAKTSDREDIVLKMMGGKESSQAAPLEDIRDDGRSTA, from the coding sequence ATGAGTTCCAATTCACCCGTTATTCGGACGAAAGGGCTGACGAAAGAGTTCGGCACGATCACTGCCGTCAACAACGTCGATTTCAGCGCCGAGGAGGGCGAGATCATGGCAATCGTTGGCGACAACGGTGCTGGCAAATCGACGCTGATCAAGATGCTTTGTGGCGTCCTCGAGCCGACCGCGGGCGAGATCTTCGTCAGAGGCGAGAGCGTCTCCTTCGACGATTATAATGATGCACGACAGATGGGCATCGGCACGGTCTATCAGGACCTCGCATTAACACATAGCCAAACCGTTGCCTCGAACGTCTTCCTCGGAAACGAACCGACCAGGGACGGCATCGCCGGTCGGTTCGGGTTGGTTGACAAAGAGCGAATGAACAGAGAGGCCGCGGAGGCACTCGAGAAGGTGAAAATTCCAGTTGATCCGAACTCACAGGTGAGAAACCTCTCGGGCGGCCAACAGCAGGCAGTCGCAATCGCTCGCGCGCTCCAGTTCAATCCGGATATCCTGATCATGGACGAGCCGACGAGTGCACTCTCGATTGAGGGTGTCAGAAACGTCCTCAACGTCGTCAACACGCTTCGACAGGAGGGTATCTCGATCATCCTCATCAGTCACAACATCGAGGAAGTACTGGGGATCGCCGACCGGATCTCGGTGCTCCATCAGGGCGAACTCATGGGCGTGCTCGATGCGAAAACGTCCGACCGTGAGGACATCGTCCTCAAGATGATGGGCGGCAAAGAATCGAGCCAGGCAGCCCCACTCGAGGACATCAGAGACGATGGGAGGTCAACAGCATGA
- a CDS encoding MFS transporter, translating to MEWRYRETVLALCTLAFFVTMVGRLAISPVLPDIVSTFSTTNAVVGLSLTGMWLAYGLAQYPSGLLADRYGERLIILIAVGGTAGAALLVALAPALWLFFGATVLLGGVAGLHYSVATAFLARTYESVGTAIGVHNAGGTVAGLVAPIAVAWLAVQFGWRVAVGTVAIVGIPVAVVFALKIRSPEPRYPETPLRKRVDPETASAVLTRPAVAFTLLISIVGEFAWQGTASFLPTFLIEHHNVSTALAGAIFSAYFVVQGVAQIGVGAVSDRVGRDGTLAACLFAGAVGYGILIAMSGLGWLLVGVALLGVAMSFDAASMPRFFRAFSTAERNTSFGLVRTIYMIIAATGSVVVGALADFAGWSISFGVLGGLLTLVGVAIVLNWLFDWGY from the coding sequence ATGGAATGGCGATATCGTGAGACTGTGCTGGCGCTGTGTACGCTTGCGTTTTTCGTGACGATGGTCGGTCGGCTGGCGATCAGCCCCGTCCTTCCCGATATCGTCTCCACGTTTTCGACGACAAACGCGGTCGTCGGCCTCTCGTTGACGGGAATGTGGCTTGCCTACGGACTAGCCCAATATCCGAGTGGGTTGCTGGCTGACCGATACGGCGAGCGACTGATCATCCTCATCGCCGTCGGTGGAACAGCGGGTGCGGCCTTGCTAGTCGCACTGGCACCCGCGTTGTGGCTGTTTTTCGGCGCGACGGTCCTTCTTGGCGGCGTTGCTGGGTTACACTACAGTGTGGCAACTGCCTTCCTCGCTCGCACCTACGAATCGGTCGGCACTGCAATCGGTGTTCACAATGCCGGCGGGACCGTCGCTGGCCTGGTCGCTCCGATTGCCGTCGCGTGGCTCGCCGTCCAATTTGGCTGGCGCGTGGCGGTGGGAACCGTCGCCATTGTTGGTATTCCCGTCGCCGTTGTCTTCGCCTTGAAGATTCGCTCACCCGAGCCGCGGTATCCCGAGACGCCACTTCGAAAGCGAGTTGACCCAGAGACTGCCAGCGCAGTCCTCACGCGGCCAGCGGTTGCGTTCACCCTCCTCATCTCCATCGTCGGTGAGTTCGCCTGGCAGGGGACAGCATCGTTCCTCCCGACGTTTCTCATCGAGCACCACAACGTCTCAACCGCGCTCGCTGGAGCGATTTTCTCGGCGTACTTCGTCGTTCAGGGCGTTGCCCAGATCGGCGTCGGTGCCGTCTCGGATCGGGTTGGACGAGACGGCACTCTCGCCGCCTGCCTGTTCGCTGGTGCCGTTGGCTACGGTATTCTCATCGCGATGTCTGGTCTCGGATGGCTGCTCGTCGGCGTCGCACTGCTGGGTGTTGCGATGAGCTTCGATGCGGCGTCGATGCCCCGCTTTTTCCGTGCGTTTTCGACGGCCGAACGAAACACCAGTTTTGGTCTCGTTCGAACGATCTACATGATCATCGCGGCGACTGGGTCAGTCGTCGTCGGTGCACTGGCCGATTTCGCCGGCTGGTCCATCTCGTTTGGTGTCCTCGGTGGACTCCTCACGCTCGTCGGCGTCGCAATCGTACTCAACTGGCTGTTCGACTGGGGGTACTGA